The following proteins come from a genomic window of Streptococcus oralis:
- a CDS encoding GNAT family N-acetyltransferase, with the protein MLREAVQEDLFELLNLYLSLHEKEIPEDSLHLQQVWSEMISDQRHHVIVKEVEGRIASSCICVIIPNLTRGVRPYALIENVVTREEDRGKGYASACLEYAKQIAKEGNCYKMMLLTGSKNASTQDFYKRAGYNSEDKTAYIQWLD; encoded by the coding sequence TTGTTGAGAGAAGCTGTACAGGAGGATTTATTTGAGTTATTAAATCTCTACCTGTCCTTACATGAGAAAGAGATTCCAGAAGATAGTCTTCATTTGCAGCAAGTATGGAGTGAGATGATTTCTGACCAGCGCCATCATGTTATCGTGAAGGAGGTGGAAGGAAGAATAGCCTCCTCCTGTATTTGTGTCATTATTCCCAATTTGACAAGAGGTGTGAGACCCTATGCTTTGATTGAAAATGTGGTGACTCGTGAAGAAGATAGAGGGAAAGGGTATGCAAGCGCTTGTCTTGAATATGCTAAACAAATAGCTAAAGAGGGAAATTGTTATAAGATGATGCTCCTGACAGGTTCTAAAAATGCAAGCACTCAGGATTTTTATAAGAGAGCTGGTTATAATAGTGAAGATAAAACAGCCTATATTCAATGGTTGGATTAA
- the rplA gene encoding 50S ribosomal protein L1 — MAKKSKQLRAALEKIDSTKAYSVEEAVALAKETNFAKFDATVEVAYNLNIDVKKADQQIRGAMVLPNGTGKTSRVLVFARGAKAEEAKAAGADFVGEDDLVAKINDGWLDFDVVIATPDMMALVGRLGRVLGPRNLMPNPKTGTVTMDVAKAVEESKGGKITYRADRAGNVQAIIGKVSFEAEKLVENFKAFNETIQKAKPATAKGTYVTNLTITTTQGVGIKVDVNSL; from the coding sequence ATGGCTAAAAAAAGCAAACAACTTCGTGCTGCTCTTGAGAAAATCGACAGCACAAAAGCATACAGTGTAGAAGAAGCTGTAGCACTTGCAAAAGAAACTAACTTTGCAAAATTTGACGCAACTGTAGAAGTTGCTTACAACTTGAACATCGACGTTAAAAAAGCTGACCAACAAATCCGTGGTGCAATGGTATTGCCAAACGGTACTGGTAAAACTTCACGCGTTCTTGTTTTCGCACGTGGTGCAAAAGCTGAAGAAGCAAAAGCTGCTGGTGCAGATTTTGTTGGTGAAGATGACCTAGTTGCGAAAATCAACGACGGTTGGTTGGACTTCGACGTAGTTATCGCTACACCTGACATGATGGCTCTTGTTGGACGTCTTGGACGTGTCCTTGGACCACGTAACTTGATGCCAAACCCTAAAACTGGTACAGTAACAATGGATGTTGCTAAAGCAGTTGAAGAGTCTAAAGGTGGTAAGATCACTTACCGTGCTGACCGTGCAGGTAACGTTCAAGCAATCATCGGTAAAGTATCATTTGAAGCTGAAAAATTGGTTGAAAACTTTAAAGCTTTCAACGAAACAATCCAAAAAGCAAAACCAGCTACAGCTAAAGGAACTTACGTAACAAACTTGACTATCACAACTACTCAAGGTGTTGGTATCAAGGTTGACGTGAACTCACTTTAA
- the rplK gene encoding 50S ribosomal protein L11 — protein sequence MAKKVEKLVKLQIPAGKATPAPPVGPALGQAGINIMGFTKEFNARTADQAGMIIPVVISVYEDKSFTFVTKTPPAAVLLKKAAGVEKGSGTPNKTKVATVTRAQVQEIAETKMPDLNAANIESAMRMIEGTARSMGFTVVD from the coding sequence ATGGCTAAAAAAGTCGAAAAACTTGTAAAATTGCAAATCCCTGCTGGTAAAGCTACACCAGCTCCACCGGTTGGACCTGCTCTTGGTCAAGCTGGTATCAACATCATGGGATTCACAAAAGAGTTCAACGCTCGTACAGCTGACCAAGCTGGTATGATCATTCCAGTTGTTATCTCAGTATACGAAGACAAATCATTTACTTTCGTTACAAAAACACCACCAGCTGCTGTTCTTTTGAAAAAAGCTGCAGGTGTTGAAAAAGGATCAGGTACACCTAACAAAACTAAAGTTGCTACAGTTACTCGTGCACAAGTACAAGAAATTGCAGAAACTAAGATGCCAGATTTGAACGCAGCAAACATTGAGTCTGCAATGCGTATGATCGAAGGTACTGCTCGTTCTATGGGATTCACTGTTGTTGACTAA
- the ldcB gene encoding LD-carboxypeptidase LdcB/DacB: MKKRYIVLSGLLAVTLAACSQEKLKNEENTQKTEQTSQSEGTVGSKSQAPSQKKAEVVNKGDHYSIQGKYDEIVVANKHYPLSKDYNPGENPTAKAELVKLITAMQAAGYPISDHYSGFRSYETQTKLYQDYVNQDGKEAADRYSARPGYSEHQTGLAFDLIGTDGDLVTEEKAAQWLLDHAADYGFVVRYLKGKEKETGYMAEEWHLRYVGKEAKEIAASGLSLEEYYGFEGGDYVD, from the coding sequence ATGAAAAAAAGATATATCGTTTTATCCGGTTTGCTAGCAGTAACTCTAGCAGCATGTTCTCAAGAAAAACTTAAAAATGAAGAAAATACTCAAAAAACGGAACAAACTAGCCAATCTGAAGGGACTGTAGGAAGCAAATCTCAAGCTCCTAGTCAGAAGAAGGCAGAAGTTGTGAATAAGGGAGACCACTATAGTATACAAGGAAAATACGATGAAATCGTCGTAGCTAATAAGCACTATCCTTTGTCAAAAGACTACAATCCAGGAGAAAATCCAACAGCCAAGGCAGAGTTGGTCAAACTTATTACAGCAATGCAAGCAGCTGGCTACCCAATCAGCGATCATTACAGTGGTTTTAGAAGTTATGAAACTCAAACCAAACTTTATCAAGACTATGTGAATCAAGACGGGAAGGAAGCGGCAGATCGCTACTCAGCTCGTCCTGGATACAGTGAACACCAAACAGGTCTTGCATTTGACCTTATTGGGACAGATGGAGATTTAGTTACTGAAGAAAAGGCGGCCCAGTGGCTCTTGGATCATGCGGCTGACTATGGCTTTGTCGTTCGCTATCTCAAAGGCAAGGAAAAAGAGACTGGCTACATGGCGGAAGAATGGCATCTTCGCTATGTCGGAAAAGAAGCCAAAGAAATTGCTGCAAGTGGCCTTAGTTTGGAAGAATACTATGGCTTTGAAGGCGGAGATTACGTCGATTAA
- a CDS encoding HIT family protein, whose protein sequence is MCLICQRIEWIKAGKNPYFVKELETGYVVIGDHQYFKGYTLFLAKEHVTELHQMETSKKLRFLEEMSLVQEAVAKAFKAEKMNIELLGNGDAHAHWHLFPRRSGDMRGHGLNGRGPVWWVPWEEMAAEDCQVKSPELEQMIKALSDELEKHMV, encoded by the coding sequence ATGTGCTTGATTTGTCAAAGAATTGAATGGATAAAGGCAGGGAAAAATCCCTACTTTGTAAAAGAACTAGAAACAGGCTATGTTGTCATTGGAGACCATCAATACTTTAAGGGCTATACCTTATTTCTAGCAAAGGAGCATGTCACAGAACTCCATCAGATGGAGACTTCTAAAAAACTTCGTTTTCTAGAGGAAATGAGTTTGGTCCAAGAAGCTGTTGCCAAAGCGTTTAAAGCTGAAAAGATGAACATCGAACTTTTAGGAAATGGAGATGCCCACGCCCACTGGCACCTCTTTCCAAGACGATCAGGTGATATGAGGGGGCATGGATTGAATGGCCGTGGTCCAGTCTGGTGGGTACCCTGGGAAGAAATGGCGGCAGAAGATTGCCAAGTGAAATCCCCTGAGTTGGAACAAATGATTAAAGCCTTATCCGATGAATTAGAGAAGCACATGGTCTAA
- a CDS encoding M42 family metallopeptidase translates to MNQTINYIKELTAIASPTGFTREISDYLVHTLEKLGYQPVRTAKGGINVTIKGQNDEQQRYVTAHVDTLGAIVRAIKPDGRLKLDRIGGFPWNMIEGENCTVHVSSTGKKVSGTILIHQTSCHVYKDAGTAERTQDNMEVRLDEKVTNEKETRALGIEVGDFISFDPRTVVTETGFIKSRHLDDKVSAAILLNLLRVYKEEGIELPVTTHFAFSVFEEVGHGANSNIPAQVVEYLAVDMGAMGDDQQTDEYTVSICVKDASGPYHYDFRQHLVALAKEQDIPFKLDIYPFYGSDASAAMSAGAEVKHALLGAGIESSHSYERTHIDSVVATERMVDAYLKSALVD, encoded by the coding sequence ATGAATCAAACTATAAACTATATCAAAGAATTAACCGCTATTGCATCTCCGACAGGTTTTACTCGTGAGATTTCAGACTATCTAGTCCATACTTTAGAGAAACTTGGTTACCAGCCTGTTCGCACAGCCAAGGGTGGTATCAATGTTACTATTAAAGGTCAAAATGATGAGCAACAACGTTATGTGACTGCCCATGTGGATACGCTTGGTGCCATTGTACGTGCTATCAAACCTGACGGTCGTCTCAAATTGGACCGTATCGGTGGTTTTCCTTGGAACATGATTGAGGGAGAAAACTGTACAGTCCATGTTTCTAGCACAGGTAAAAAGGTATCTGGAACCATCCTCATCCACCAGACTTCTTGCCATGTCTACAAAGATGCAGGAACTGCTGAACGCACTCAGGACAATATGGAAGTGCGTTTGGATGAAAAAGTGACCAATGAAAAAGAAACCCGTGCCTTAGGCATCGAGGTTGGTGACTTCATCAGCTTTGACCCACGAACTGTTGTGACAGAGACTGGTTTCATCAAGTCTCGCCATTTGGACGACAAAGTCAGCGCAGCGATTTTGCTCAATCTTCTTCGTGTTTATAAGGAAGAGGGAATTGAGTTGCCAGTAACAACTCATTTTGCTTTTTCAGTCTTTGAAGAGGTGGGCCACGGTGCCAACTCCAATATTCCAGCTCAGGTAGTGGAATATCTAGCTGTGGATATGGGGGCTATGGGCGATGACCAGCAGACAGACGAATATACAGTATCTATCTGTGTCAAGGACGCTTCAGGTCCCTATCACTATGACTTCCGTCAACATTTAGTGGCTTTGGCAAAGGAGCAAGATATTCCATTTAAGCTTGACATTTATCCATTTTACGGTTCGGATGCTTCCGCAGCTATGTCAGCAGGTGCAGAGGTAAAGCATGCCCTCCTTGGAGCTGGTATTGAATCCAGTCACTCTTACGAACGAACACACATTGATTCGGTCGTGGCGACTGAGCGTATGGTCGATGCCTATCTCAAGAGTGCATTGGTAGACTAA
- the brnQ gene encoding branched-chain amino acid transport system II carrier protein has protein sequence MAKKGALTGLLLFGIFFGAGNLIFPPSLGALSGEQFLPAIAGFVFSGVGIAVLTLIIGTLNPKGYIYEISKKISPWFATLYLAVLYLSIGPFFAIPRTATTAYEVGISPLLSEANKGLGLIVFTVLYFAAAYLISLNPSKILDRIGRILTPVFALLIVILVVLGAFKYGGTSPQAASAAYQSSAFGTGFLEGYNTLDALASVAFSVIAVQTLKQLGFSSKKEYISTIWVVGIVVALAFSALYIGLGFLGNHFPVPAEAMKGGTPGVYILSQATQEIFGSTAQLFLAAMVTVTCFTTTVGLIVSTAEFFNGRFPQISYKVYTTAFTLIGFAIANLGLDAIIKYSIPVLVILYPITIAIVMIVIVNKFVPLSKPGMQLTMGVVTAIALASVLGSSFKIEFLANLVNALPFAAASLPWLVPAIIGILLSLVLPNKQESDVFEME, from the coding sequence ATGGCTAAAAAAGGTGCCCTAACAGGTTTGCTCCTGTTTGGAATATTTTTTGGTGCGGGGAACTTGATCTTTCCGCCTTCTCTAGGTGCCCTATCTGGAGAACAGTTTCTTCCTGCCATTGCAGGTTTTGTATTTTCGGGTGTCGGGATTGCTGTCCTAACGCTTATCATCGGAACGCTCAATCCTAAAGGATACATTTATGAGATTTCTAAGAAAATCTCACCTTGGTTTGCGACGCTTTATCTTGCAGTCCTCTATCTATCGATTGGCCCCTTCTTTGCCATTCCGCGTACAGCAACAACAGCTTACGAAGTTGGGATTAGCCCCCTCTTGTCTGAAGCAAATAAAGGTCTAGGATTGATTGTCTTTACTGTGCTTTACTTTGCAGCAGCCTATCTGATTTCACTCAATCCTTCAAAGATTTTGGATCGAATCGGACGTATTTTAACGCCAGTCTTTGCTTTGTTGATCGTTATCCTAGTTGTACTAGGTGCCTTCAAATATGGTGGAACCAGTCCTCAAGCAGCTTCAGCAGCCTATCAATCTTCTGCCTTTGGTACAGGTTTCCTAGAAGGTTATAACACCTTGGATGCCCTTGCCTCAGTGGCTTTTAGTGTGATTGCTGTTCAAACCTTGAAACAACTTGGATTCTCAAGTAAGAAAGAGTACATTTCAACTATTTGGGTTGTTGGTATCGTTGTAGCTCTTGCTTTTAGTGCTCTTTACATCGGTTTAGGATTCCTTGGAAATCACTTCCCGGTACCAGCAGAAGCAATGAAGGGTGGAACACCAGGTGTTTATATCTTGTCGCAAGCTACTCAGGAAATCTTTGGTTCAACGGCTCAACTCTTCCTTGCTGCCATGGTAACTGTAACCTGCTTCACAACGACAGTTGGCTTGATCGTATCTACAGCTGAGTTCTTTAACGGACGTTTCCCACAAATCAGCTACAAGGTTTATACAACTGCCTTTACCTTGATTGGATTTGCCATTGCAAACCTCGGTTTGGATGCGATTATCAAGTACTCAATTCCAGTATTGGTAATCTTGTATCCAATCACTATTGCCATTGTGATGATTGTAATTGTTAATAAGTTTGTACCCCTATCAAAACCGGGTATGCAACTAACAATGGGAGTTGTCACAGCAATTGCTCTTGCAAGCGTCCTTGGAAGTTCTTTTAAGATTGAGTTTCTAGCAAATCTCGTCAATGCTCTTCCATTTGCAGCTGCCTCTCTACCATGGCTAGTGCCAGCTATTATCGGAATCTTGCTTTCACTGGTTCTACCAAACAAGCAAGAGAGTGATGTTTTTGAGATGGAATAA
- a CDS encoding rhodanese-like domain-containing protein, which produces MKEIVFDKFYQLYQKEPLSVLDVREVEEFEALHLEGAQNLPLSQLADIYDRLDKDLLHYVICKSGMKSARACQFLEEHGCKVINVQGGMTAFENL; this is translated from the coding sequence ATGAAAGAAATTGTTTTTGACAAATTTTACCAACTTTACCAGAAAGAGCCCCTTTCTGTATTAGATGTGAGAGAAGTAGAAGAATTTGAAGCTCTTCATTTAGAAGGTGCTCAGAACCTACCACTTAGTCAATTAGCTGATATCTATGATCGATTGGATAAGGACCTCTTGCATTATGTCATTTGCAAATCTGGAATGAAATCAGCTCGTGCTTGCCAGTTCTTAGAGGAGCATGGATGCAAGGTTATCAATGTCCAAGGTGGAATGACGGCCTTTGAAAATCTTTAA
- a CDS encoding prolyl-tRNA synthetase associated domain-containing protein yields the protein MDAYQQVANKLQELGITFDVVEHPPVFTTEQADSYIEGMEGVRTKSMFLTNRKKTQYYLLIMDDKKRLDMDDFKVQVGADRIRMASLDSLAEKMTLPAGTVSPFGLLNNDEKDILVYFDKDIVSEDIMTFHPNTNEKTIFIKTQDLFRFLESIGFTYGVLILP from the coding sequence ATGGATGCTTATCAACAAGTAGCTAATAAGTTGCAAGAGTTGGGAATCACCTTTGATGTGGTGGAGCACCCACCTGTATTTACGACAGAGCAGGCAGATAGCTATATTGAAGGAATGGAAGGAGTCCGGACTAAGTCCATGTTTTTGACCAATAGGAAGAAAACTCAGTACTATCTGCTCATAATGGATGACAAGAAACGATTGGATATGGATGACTTTAAAGTTCAAGTGGGAGCCGATCGGATTCGCATGGCCTCATTGGACTCCTTGGCTGAGAAAATGACCTTACCAGCAGGAACGGTATCACCTTTTGGTTTGTTAAATAATGATGAAAAAGACATTCTAGTTTATTTTGATAAGGACATTGTATCGGAGGATATCATGACTTTTCATCCCAATACTAATGAAAAGACCATCTTTATTAAAACCCAAGACTTGTTCCGATTTTTAGAGTCGATTGGATTTACCTATGGGGTTTTAATCTTGCCTTAA
- a CDS encoding uracil-DNA glycosylase family protein: MSQIERIKQAIMADPQNTSYTERGIEPLFAAPKTARINIVGQAPGLKTQEAGIYWKDKSGDRLRDWLGVDEETFYNSGYFAVLPMDFYFPGHGKSGDLPPRSGFAEKWHPQLLKGCPNIELTLLIGQYAQAYYLHEKVSGKVTERVKHYKDYLPEFFPLVHPSPRNQIWMAKNPWFESEVVLELQTLVQKIIHQ; this comes from the coding sequence ATGTCTCAAATCGAAAGAATCAAGCAGGCCATTATGGCGGATCCACAGAATACCAGCTATACAGAACGTGGAATCGAACCTCTCTTTGCGGCGCCAAAAACTGCTCGTATCAATATTGTCGGTCAGGCCCCTGGACTTAAAACACAAGAAGCTGGGATTTATTGGAAGGATAAGAGTGGCGATCGCTTGCGAGATTGGTTAGGTGTAGACGAAGAAACCTTTTACAATTCAGGTTATTTTGCAGTTCTGCCCATGGATTTCTACTTTCCAGGGCATGGCAAGTCAGGTGATTTACCGCCGCGCTCAGGATTTGCAGAAAAATGGCATCCGCAACTCCTCAAGGGATGTCCCAATATTGAATTAACCCTTTTGATTGGCCAGTATGCCCAAGCCTACTATTTACATGAGAAAGTTAGTGGCAAGGTAACAGAAAGGGTAAAACATTACAAAGACTATCTACCAGAATTTTTCCCTCTGGTGCACCCCTCACCACGAAATCAAATCTGGATGGCTAAGAATCCTTGGTTTGAGTCAGAAGTGGTGCTAGAATTGCAAACATTGGTACAAAAGATTATTCATCAATAA
- the pepV gene encoding dipeptidase PepV produces MTAIDFTAEVEKRKEDLLADLFSLLEINSERDDSKADAQHPFGPGPVKALEKFLEIADRDGYPTKNVDNYAGHFEFGHGEEVLGIFAHMDVVPAGSGWDTDPYTPTIKDGRLYARGASDDKGPTTACYYGLKIIKELGLPTSKKVRFIVGTDEESGWADMDYYFEHVGLAKPDFGFSPDAEFPIINGEKGNITEYLHFAGENAGAARLHSFTGGLRENMVPESATAVVSGDLADLQAKLDAFVAEHKLRGELQEENGQYKVTIIGKSAHGAMPASGVNGATYLALFLSQFNFAGPAKDYLDIAGKILLNDHEGENLKVAHVDEKMGALSMNAGVFRFDEASADNTIALNFRYPKGTSPEQIKSILENLPVASVSLSEHGHTPHYVPMEDPLVQTLLNVYEKQTGLQGHEQVIGGGTFGRLLERGVAYGAMFPDSIDTMHQANEFIALDDLFRAAAIYAEAIYELIK; encoded by the coding sequence ATGACAGCAATTGATTTTACAGCAGAAGTAGAAAAACGCAAAGAAGACCTCTTGGCTGACTTGTTTAGCCTTTTGGAAATCAACTCAGAACGTGATGATAGCAAGGCAGATGCGCAGCATCCCTTTGGACCTGGTCCAGTAAAAGCATTGGAAAAATTCCTTGAAATCGCAGACCGTGATGGCTACCCAACTAAGAATGTCGATAACTATGCTGGACATTTTGAGTTTGGTCATGGAGAAGAAGTTCTTGGAATTTTTGCCCACATGGACGTGGTGCCTGCTGGTAGCGGTTGGGATACAGACCCTTACACACCAACCATCAAAGACGGTCGCCTTTATGCGCGTGGAGCTTCAGACGACAAGGGTCCTACAACAGCTTGTTATTATGGTTTGAAAATCATCAAAGAATTGGGCCTTCCAACTTCTAAGAAAGTTCGTTTCATTGTCGGAACAGACGAAGAGTCAGGCTGGGCAGACATGGACTATTACTTTGAACATGTAGGACTTGCAAAACCAGACTTTGGCTTCTCTCCAGATGCTGAATTCCCAATCATCAATGGTGAAAAAGGGAATATCACAGAATACCTCCACTTTGCAGGTGAAAATGCAGGTGCAGCCCGTCTTCACAGCTTCACAGGTGGTTTACGTGAAAATATGGTACCTGAATCAGCGACAGCAGTCGTTTCAGGTGACTTGGCTGACTTGCAAGCTAAACTAGATGCCTTTGTTGCAGAGCACAAACTTAGAGGAGAACTCCAAGAAGAAAACGGTCAATACAAGGTTACCATCATTGGTAAATCAGCTCATGGTGCTATGCCTGCTTCAGGTGTCAATGGAGCTACTTACCTAGCACTCTTCCTCAGCCAATTTAACTTTGCTGGACCAGCCAAAGACTACCTCGACATCGCGGGTAAGATTCTCTTGAATGACCATGAGGGTGAAAATCTCAAGGTGGCTCATGTGGATGAAAAGATGGGTGCCCTTTCTATGAATGCGGGTGTCTTCCGCTTTGACGAAGCAAGTGCTGACAATACGATTGCTCTTAACTTCCGTTATCCAAAAGGAACAAGCCCAGAGCAAATCAAGTCAATCCTAGAAAACTTGCCAGTTGCTTCTGTTAGCCTTTCTGAACATGGTCATACACCTCACTATGTACCGATGGAAGATCCACTTGTGCAAACCTTGTTGAATGTTTATGAAAAACAAACTGGGCTTCAAGGTCACGAACAAGTCATCGGTGGTGGTACCTTTGGCCGCTTGCTAGAACGTGGTGTTGCTTACGGAGCTATGTTCCCAGACTCAATTGACACCATGCACCAAGCCAATGAATTCATCGCCTTAGACGATCTCTTCCGAGCAGCAGCAATCTATGCAGAAGCTATCTATGAATTAATCAAATAA
- a CDS encoding nitroreductase family protein, with product MKFLELNKKRHATKHFTDKPVDPKDVRTAIEIATLAPSAHNSQPWKFVVVREKNAELAKLAYGSNFEQVSSAPVTIALFTDTDFAKRARKIARVGGAKNFSEEQLQYFMKNLPAEFARYSEQQVSDYLALNAGLVAMNLVLALTDQGIGSNIILGFDKSKANEVLEIEDRFRPELLITVGYTDEKLEPSYRLPVDEIIEKR from the coding sequence ATGAAATTTCTTGAATTAAATAAAAAACGTCATGCGACCAAGCATTTTACTGATAAACCGGTAGATCCCAAAGATGTGCGTACGGCTATCGAAATCGCAACTTTAGCCCCAAGTGCCCACAACAGCCAACCATGGAAGTTTGTGGTTGTTCGTGAGAAAAATGCCGAACTGGCAAAATTGGCTTATGGTTCGAACTTTGAGCAGGTATCATCAGCGCCTGTAACCATTGCCCTATTTACAGATACAGACTTTGCCAAACGTGCCCGCAAGATTGCCCGCGTTGGTGGTGCAAAGAACTTCTCTGAAGAGCAACTTCAATATTTTATGAAGAATTTGCCTGCCGAGTTTGCGCGTTACAGTGAGCAACAAGTCAGTGACTACCTAGCCCTCAATGCAGGTTTGGTTGCCATGAACTTGGTTCTCGCTTTGACAGACCAAGGAATCGGTTCTAATATTATCCTTGGATTTGACAAATCAAAAGCCAACGAAGTTTTAGAAATCGAAGACCGATTCCGTCCAGAACTTTTGATCACAGTGGGTTACACAGATGAAAAATTGGAACCAAGCTACCGCTTGCCAGTAGATGAAATTATCGAGAAAAGATAG
- a CDS encoding metallophosphoesterase family protein, protein MNHKIAILSDIHGNVTALEAVIADAKVQGVSEYWLMGDIFLPGPGANDLVVLLKDLPITASVRGNWDDCVLEALDGQYGLEDPQEVQLLRMTQYLMERMDPATIVWLRSLPLLEKKEVDGLRFSLSHNLPDKNYGGDLLVDNDTDKFDQLLDEETDVAVYGHVHKQLLRYGSRGQQIINPGTIGMPYFDWEKLKNHRAQYAVIEVEDGELVNIHFRKVAYDYEAEWELAKSKGLPFIEMYEELRREGNYRGHNLELLASLIEKHGYVEDVKDYFDFLQS, encoded by the coding sequence ATGAACCATAAAATTGCAATTTTATCAGATATTCATGGAAATGTGACTGCCTTAGAAGCAGTGATTGCAGATGCTAAAGTTCAGGGAGTCAGTGAATATTGGCTCATGGGAGACATTTTCCTCCCTGGTCCAGGTGCAAATGATCTGGTTGTTCTACTAAAGGATCTTCCTATCACTGCAAGTGTTCGAGGCAATTGGGATGATTGTGTCTTAGAGGCTTTAGATGGGCAATATGGCTTAGAAGACCCACAGGAAGTTCAGCTCTTGCGTATGACCCAGTATTTGATGGAGCGAATGGATCCTGCAACGATTGTCTGGCTACGAAGCTTACCTTTGCTAGAAAAGAAAGAAGTTGACGGACTACGCTTTTCTCTTTCTCATAATTTGCCTGATAAGAACTATGGAGGAGACTTGCTGGTTGACAATGATACAGATAAATTTGACCAACTCCTAGATGAGGAAACGGACGTGGCAGTCTATGGTCATGTCCACAAGCAGTTGCTTCGTTATGGAAGCCGAGGACAACAAATCATCAATCCAGGTACGATTGGCATGCCCTATTTTGATTGGGAAAAGTTAAAAAATCACCGTGCCCAGTATGCCGTGATAGAAGTTGAGGATGGGGAATTGGTCAATATCCATTTTCGTAAAGTCGCTTATGACTATGAAGCGGAGTGGGAATTGGCCAAATCCAAGGGGCTCCCCTTTATCGAAATGTATGAAGAACTACGCCGAGAAGGCAACTATCGGGGGCACAATCTAGAACTCTTAGCTAGTTTAATTGAAAAGCATGGGTATGTAGAAGATGTGAAGGATTATTTTGATTTCCTGCAAAGTTAG